One stretch of Diabrotica undecimpunctata isolate CICGRU chromosome 5, icDiaUnde3, whole genome shotgun sequence DNA includes these proteins:
- the LOC140441678 gene encoding uncharacterized protein produces MEKSVCLCSNRNLKTSISLNNICPTSIFRSITSKPYLCLRNPIDKTIFKMSFTAMYVLFLTILLMSTTHASAASALGCPVGCMCNDDTFVVQCERSKLDVIPITLNPAIQRLVLRNNKIKTIDAAFQFYKELQYVDLSSNHLVNIPMRSFVNQEKLQELHLNKNKLSSINNKTFQGLKSLTVLNLRENFLEELPKGLFSILPKLEELNLGQNRISKIDPLAFDGLLTLRVLYLDDNSLSSVPTHAFSVLGSLAELHVGLNGFTILPDDAFRGLGRLSVLDISSGGLSNISTDAFRGLTGLRMLNLADNRLQSIPTIQLAHLARLEDLTIGQNEFVRLDKGAFKGLANLRKIDITGANNLEYIEKGAFSENLNLETIILVSNKKLATLEDGALVGLPNLRHLVLRENSFRTLSESITSWNELRGLELTDNPINCDCQLLWLLNSINSKNITNVQCSTPLQLRDRALRTLTPYDLGCSFRDNRQQAIIITFCVSATILIGILGLFLFRYRQRVGEALKDYKWNKRAISRKEHEYQKTFSDEDYITRTGQHHIKPIPVTEL; encoded by the exons atATTCAAGATGTCATTCACTGCAATGTATGTCCTATTTCTCACTATCCTGTTGATGTCAACAACGCACGCCTCAGCCGCCTCAGCACTAGGTTGCCCAGTAGGTTGTATGTGTAATGATGATACCTTTGTAGTTCAATGTGAAAGAAGTAAACTGGACGTCATACCAATTACACTGAACCCAGCAATACAAAGACTGGTTCTGAGGAACAATAAAATAAAGACTATAGACGCAGCTTTTCAGTTTTATAAAGAATTGCAATACGTTGATTTGTCAAGTAACCATCTGGTTAATATTCCCATGAGGAGCTTCGTTAACCAAGAAAAATTACAGGAACTACACTTGAACAAGAACAAGTTGTCGTCAATAAACAATAAAACTTTCCAAGGGCTTAAATCTTTAACTGTACTTAATCTTAGAGAAAACTTCCTCGAAGAATTACCCAAAGGTTTGTTTTCTATACTGCCAAAGCTAGAAGAGCTTAACTTGGGCCAAAATAGGATATCAAAAATAGATCCTTTAGCTTTTGATGGACTGTTAACTCTACGAGTACTTTATTTAGATGATAATTCATTAAGCTCAGTACCTACACACGCGTTTTCTGTTCTCGGAAGCCTAGCTGAACTACACGTTGGCCTCAATGGATTCACGATCTTACCAGATGACGCTTTTCGTGGCCTAGGAAGACTGTCCGTGCTAGATATAAGCAGTGGGGGACTTTCCAATATCAGTACTGATGCCTTCAGGGGTCTTACAGGGTTAAGAATGCTGAATTTGGCTGATAATAGACTTCAGTCCATTCCTACGATACAATTGGCCCATTTAGCGCGACTAGAAGACTTAACCATTGGTCAAAACGAGTTTGTTAGGCTGGATAAAGGTGCTTTCAAAGGACTAGCCAATTTAAGGAAAATAGATATAACAG gtgcAAACAATCTCGAATATATAGAAAAAGGTGCCTTCAGTGAAAACCTTAACCTAGAAACGATCATCTTGGTCAGCAACAAGAAACTCGCTACACTCGAAGATGGTGCACTAGTTGGACTGCCAAATCTGAGACACTTAGTGCTACGGGAAAACTCATTTCGAACACTCTCAGAATCGATTACAAGCTGGAACGAACTGAGAGGTTTGGAACTCACAGATAACCCCATCAACTGTGATTGCCAACTACTTTGGCTTCTAAATTCCATAAACTCAAAAAACATAACAAATGTCCAGTGCTCTACTCCCTTGCAACTCCGCGATAGAGCCTTGAGGACACTAACTCCATACGATTTAGGCTGCTCGTTTCGCGATAATAGGCAGCAAGCGATCATCATTACTTTTTGTGTCAGTGCCACCATACTTATTGGAATTTTAGGGTTGTTTCTTTTTCGTTACCGCCAAAGGGTAGGAGAAGCTCTTAAAGATTACAAATGGAACAAAAGAGCTATAAGCAGAAAAGAACACGAATACCAGAAGACGTTTTCTGACGAAGATTACATCACTCGTACTGGACAACACCATATCAAACCGATTCCGGTAACGGAATTGTAG